The bacterium (Candidatus Blackallbacteria) CG13_big_fil_rev_8_21_14_2_50_49_14 genome window below encodes:
- a CDS encoding aldehyde-activating protein, translated as MSYETSCLCGTVKMTAENINPKFTVCHCQSCRTWGGAPFFAVKCGTEVKIEGDDKVKIYKSSAWASRGFCTECGTHLFYQLKATGEYNIPVGLFSNLKGLEMDMQYFSDMRPSYYCFTNETKEMTSEEIMAYFADKMRT; from the coding sequence ATGTCTTATGAGACGAGTTGCCTTTGTGGCACTGTAAAAATGACAGCTGAAAATATAAACCCCAAGTTTACAGTATGTCATTGTCAATCTTGCAGAACTTGGGGGGGGGCGCCATTCTTCGCGGTGAAATGTGGCACAGAAGTGAAAATCGAAGGGGATGATAAGGTTAAAATATACAAATCATCTGCCTGGGCTTCTCGTGGTTTTTGTACCGAATGTGGAACTCATCTGTTCTATCAGCTTAAAGCAACTGGCGAGTACAATATACCTGTAGGTCTATTTTCAAATCTAAAAGGCTTGGAAATGGATATGCAGTATTTTAGTGATATGCGCCCCAGTTACTACTGTTTCACAAATGAAACAAAAGAAATGACCAGCGAAGAAATCATGGCTTACTTTGCTGATAAAATGAGAACCTAA